CGGACCGCCGCCAGGATCTTTCTCCCAGGTCTCGGAGATGTCGTAGTGGATCTCCGAACAAGGGCCGCACGGACCGGTGTCGCCCATCTGCCAGAAGTTGTCGGCATCGCCCATGCGGCGGATGCGGTCTTTGGCCTCGGCCTCGGTAAAAGCACCGCCGGCCATGAGGGCTTCGAACCAGAAGCCTTCGGCTTCGTCGTCGGAGTCGTGAATCGTCACCCACAGACGGCGTTCCGGAATTCCCATCCATTTGTCGCCAGTCAGGAATTCCCACGCATAGGCGATGGCTTCCTTCTTGAAGTAATCGCCGAAGGAGAAGTTCCCGAGCATCTCGAAGAAAGTGTGGTGGCGCGTGGTGCGGCCCACGTTTTCCAGGTCGTTGTGCTTGCCACCGGCACGCACGCATTTCTGGCAGCTCGTGGCCCGCGCGTAGTCGCGCTTTTCCTCGCCCAGGAAGGTGCGCTTGAACTGGTTCATTCCTGCATTGGTAAAGAGCAGGGTATCGTCCGTGCGACCGGGCGCCAGCATCGGCACCAGCGGGGAAGAAGGCACACGGCGGTGCTGCTTGCTTTCAAAGAACGTGAGGAAGGCCTCACGCAGTTCATTGGTTGTCCACTTCTTGCTCATATCCACCTGATGGGCGCGCCGGGCCGAAGCGAATTGTCCGGCCGAACGCGAGGAGGCCAACCATAACCCCGCAAAGCGGGACGGGAAAGCGCCCGACCCCGATCACTTGGGCGGCGCTACAAACCCTGTTTGGAGCCCGCTTCGGCCTCGCGGCGCAGGGCGCGCCGGCGGCGGAGGATCGGGATGATGATCGCGGGCGAGAACCCGTGGCGTTCCAGATAGGAGGCCAGGCGCCGTTCGGGCTTTTCCCACCAGCGCTCGCCGTAGCGGCGCTCCAATGCCGAGAGGGCCAGGTCCGCGGGTTTGTGCTGGGATTCGAGCAGCTCGCGCGCGTGGGCGCGGTTTTCATCCGAAAAGCCGTCCTTGCGCATCCGCGCGCTGAGCGCCGCGCCCCAGTAGCCGCGCTTTTCGGCCAGCTCGCTCATGCGCGACTCGGCCAGCCGCTTTTCGTTGAGAAAGCCCTCGCGCTTCAAACGCTCGACCACTTCGTCGACTTCGGCGGCCTCGTATTCCTTGCCTTCAAGGTAGCGGCGTAATCGGGATTCAGGAACCAGCGAGCGCGCCAGATAGGTCACCGCGCAGACAAGCGCGGTCGGGCGCTTGCGCCGCCCACGCTCCGACGGCGTTTCTTCCTCCGGCTCTTCCGGATGTTTTTCTGGCTTGGATGAGAGGCTCATGGCCCGGGCTGGTCCTTAGGGCCGGGGGGCCGGGACTGGCTAGATGTCGAGTTCCAGATCACCGCCGGATTCGAAGTCGCCGGAATCGAACTCCACGCCCGGCGCGGTCGATCCAGGGTTGGTCGTTCCGGCCGCCGGTTGCTGCTGCGCCGGGGGCTGCGCTTGGGGAATGGAACTGCCCGCTTCGTCGAAGGTCGAGTCGCTCGTTGCGCTGATGCCCGAGTAACGAAGCGCGAAATCGTCGGGGTTGGTGCTCTGGCGAAGGGCTTCTTCGTAGGTGATGCGCCCTGCGCGAAGGTGTTGCATGAGCGACTGGTCGAAGGTCTGCATGCCGTAGGTCTGGCCGCCCTTGGCCATGGCGTCGCCGAGTTCCTTGACCTTTTCCTTGTCGGAGATGCAGTCGCGCGTGCGCGCAGTGGAGACGAGCACTTCGACCGCGGCAACGCGGCCCTGCCCGTCGACAGTCGGAACGAGGCGCTGCGATACGATGCCCTTGATGATCCCGGCGAGCTGCAGGCGCACCTGGTTCTGCTGGTAGGGCGGGAAGCTCGTCACGATACGGGTGATCGTTTCCTGCGCGTCGAGGGTATGCAGGGTCGAGAACACCAGGTGGCCGGTTTCGGCCGCGGTGAGCGCGATCTCAATCGTCTCGAAGTCACGCATTTCGCCCACGAGAATCACGTCGGGATCCTGGCGGAGCGCGGCGCGGAGCGCCGAGGCAAAGCCCACGGTGTCGAAGCCGACCTCGCGCTGGTTCACGATGCTCTTTTTGTCGCGATGGAGGAATTCGATCGGGTCCTCAATCGTCATGATATGCGCGGTGCGGTGGCTGTTGATGAAATCGATCATCGCCGCCAGCGTGGTCGACTTGCCCGAACCGGTGGTGCCGGTCACCAGCACCAGGCCGCGCTCATTCGAGGACACTTTTTCAATGACCTTCGGCAGCAGAAGCTGGTCGATGGTCTTG
This is a stretch of genomic DNA from Chrysiogenia bacterium. It encodes these proteins:
- a CDS encoding RecX family transcriptional regulator — translated: MSLSSKPEKHPEEPEEETPSERGRRKRPTALVCAVTYLARSLVPESRLRRYLEGKEYEAAEVDEVVERLKREGFLNEKRLAESRMSELAEKRGYWGAALSARMRKDGFSDENRAHARELLESQHKPADLALSALERRYGERWWEKPERRLASYLERHGFSPAIIIPILRRRRALRREAEAGSKQGL
- a CDS encoding type IV pilus twitching motility protein PilT → MELNDILKAAMQLKASDVHIKAGLPPIFRISGKLTPFKKAPRLTPEMVNKMAFGIMNNAQKEKFKQSNEADLAYGVPGLGRFRVNVFQQRGTVGMVLRSIPFGIKTIDQLLLPKVIEKVSSNERGLVLVTGTTGSGKSTTLAAMIDFINSHRTAHIMTIEDPIEFLHRDKKSIVNQREVGFDTVGFASALRAALRQDPDVILVGEMRDFETIEIALTAAETGHLVFSTLHTLDAQETITRIVTSFPPYQQNQVRLQLAGIIKGIVSQRLVPTVDGQGRVAAVEVLVSTARTRDCISDKEKVKELGDAMAKGGQTYGMQTFDQSLMQHLRAGRITYEEALRQSTNPDDFALRYSGISATSDSTFDEAGSSIPQAQPPAQQQPAAGTTNPGSTAPGVEFDSGDFESGGDLELDI